The following is a genomic window from Gavia stellata isolate bGavSte3 chromosome 3, bGavSte3.hap2, whole genome shotgun sequence.
AGTGGCCACCGCAGGACACGTCAGCCTTCCTCCCGGGCCTTCCCTTTCGCCCCACCTACCGGGCGGCCCAGGCGCTGCCCGGGACCGCGTCCGTCGCGTTCCCTGCTCGGCCGCCGTGGCCCGGCCGCTGGTGAGGGAGCGGATGCGACCGAGGCGTCGCGCGGAGTCAGCTCCCTCGGAGAGCGGCCGCTGAGGGAGcgagggagggaaaagaggcCGGCGCTGCTCAGGCATCGTCCCGGGCAGCCGCGAGGCCCCGGGAGGCGCGGAGCGGGGGCGGGGCCTGCTGCGGGCAGGGACGTGGCCGGAGCGGCTGTGCAGGAGCCTGTGTGAGGCCGTGCCGACTCGCGAGCCAGTGCCGCCGTCGCCATGGTGAGGTTctgcctggggcagaggctggcTGAGgtgctccttctcccctggcCGTGTCCGTCGCCTCTCACCCCCTCCCGGTTCTCTTCTCTCTCCGCAGCCCGGGCCCAACCCCAGCGCCACGAGCGTCGGCTCCTCCGGCCGCTCCCCCAGCAAGGCCGTGGCTCCCCGCGCGGCGGGCTCCACCGTCCGGCAGAGGTAGGTGCTCGCGGCGTCTTCGTAGTGGGGGCAACCTTTTCCCCCCGTGTTCTTTGTACTGGGTGGCTGGGCAGCCCTAgcggggggcagggggatggTGCAGACGGGCTGAGCTGGGCGCTTTCGTGGGGTGTGCGGGCAGGGCTCCTGTGGGTCTAACTCGCCGGCCCTCCGTGCGCCTGGCTGGAGCCCCAGGCGGTGCTGTGCCAGCCGTCGTGCCCTCTGCTTGCCTGGCTGCATAGGCTGATGCCCTCTGCTTGCCTGGCTGTACAGGCTGATGCAAGTGTCTTGCTTGTGCAGAGTCTCTTGGGGTGCTGAGTGCTAGAAGCTGGCGGACTGCTAACATATTTTGGTCTTTGTTTCATTCTGTTATCCCCTAAAGGAAGAATGCCAGCTGTGGGACAAGAAGTGCAGGCCGTGCCACTTCCACAGGTACTGGTGGGATGTGGCGATTCTACACTGAGGACTCTCCAGGGCTCAAAGTGTAAGTTGGATATATGGGTGGTGGCAGGCATGGGGAATATATATTTCACTTGCTTATGTAATCTTTCAGTCTTTGAATTGAGAGATCAATGTTCTGATCTACATGGGAAAACATGCTGAATTGATGGCTGCTGAGATAGTTTTGGCacaagatattttattttatctgtaaaTCTGGAGAGATAATGTTTCAAGTTACAGTGGCTTAAAACAGGTAGGTATAAGTTATATTTTGTAATTGCCTGGACTTACCTTAAGTGGTCTTTGAAGACTGCAAGCAATCCCTCTGAAGTTGAGAAAGATTACTTCTCACAGTGAACTTAAGCATCTACATGcatgtttttgttctctttaattaaacttttgttttttctttattaatagaTATGTTGTGATCCTGcatgtgccccccccccccccaccttgaAAACATAATATAACTGATAGAACATGCTTGCAGAATCTCaggtgtttttcttaaaaaaaattattaaaaattattttagctaaGCTTGCAAAGCGAATAGCATTCCGATACCTTGTATATCTCTGTTTTTACAAGGTAAATATTCTAAGATTATGGTCAAATACCTGGTGGCAGTATCCCTTAAGCTGTAAATAGAGCCTAAGTTTTTActttttggccagtttgagtCATTCAGATCAGTTTCCCAAACAAGCTTTGTAGCCTAATACTTGGGTAACAAAAGTGGAAGGTGTATTTCAGCTGATTGGTGCATGCTAAGTCATACCTTGAGTGCGAGTTTGTGCTTCTTGTGGAGTTAAACTTCATAGTCTCTTGGTCTTACTGGGTTGAAGAGACTCAAGACACTCATTCCCTATTGCTTTTTTCTAGAATCcattagtattttattttggagcCTTTTaagagggctgctgctggctgcacaAACAGAACATTTGGGGAAGGGCTCATGATAGTCTAGTTAGTGATTGTTCCATGAGTAATCCTTCCTCTGAAGTTGTCTTAcgtgtttttattttcatatgtgtttgacaccttaaaaacaaaaactataCAGCAAACCGTCAAAGTAGTGGTGTTCTGCTACTGCAGGTCTTGCTTTCTCGATTCTGAATCCAGAGAGGAgacaaggcaaagaaaagaaaaaggcaatgaGCAACAATAGTGTTCTAGAGCAAATCTATGCAGATAAGCAAGGCAACTATTTTCAGTGTAGTTTCGTTTCCTAAagctcaattaaaaaaattaataaaaccaaactgaggaaaaacagaagtgtgTTCTACCATTAGGTTACTTCTTTTTCAATAGACTTGCAATACAAGCTGTCAAAACAGCTTTACCAATTTCAGTAAGTTTCCTCATGAATCCTTTGGTTTCACTTTTGATGTTGAATGGCCAACTCAATTGTTCTAATCTTCAATACAAGCAGGTCAGTAGATagatttttcccctctatttATGTTACAACAACACTGGAAGTGGGtgagtttttttggtttttttgcaagctACTGTGGGTAGCTGTATGGTCAGGCTTTTAATGGGAGAAGCAAATCTGTAAAAGTGAGTTGGTTTTACAAATCACCGGCATGCTAGACCTAACATGTTCTGGACCATGGCTTGGGAGCAACTTACTTGCTTACAGCTTTCCATGTGTTTTTGTatgcatgttttttttccataacaaCCAGTTGTTATGATCTCTGTCCTGTTCAGTaggcttaaaaatgaaaatgggtTATAGGGGGGTTGTGGTTGCCTCAGTAAAGTGCTTCAGccaaagttgtttttaaaaatggttgTGATCACTACTGCATAATGCAGTGTGAAAGTTTAGCCTGGTGGTTGgggtttctttctgttttctcacgTTGTTTAAAATATGAGCTTTTAAAATGactatgaaaaaatacatgaaaacacCTAAGAACAAGTTATTTCATGCTAGCTATGATCAGGAGAATTCCGCTCTAGATcaaaagttttgtattttatattgtgCATAATTATACCTCTTATGCTTCAGGTATTTAGTATTTGTACTCAACATCAGAAATAATAAGTATGTTGGATAAGCAAGTTTGGTTCGTCTCAGGAAAGTACATTTATCTGTAGTATGGGATGCTACAAAATatatgtctttaaaaacaacattagcaaaaggaagctgTGGGGGATCTGGTTGAGAGTGGGAtgtgatatttttctctttaaaactcAGATCAAGCATCGCATACTTTGAAAAGAAGACTAAACCCAAACTTGTTGCTCTTCCTGTGGCACTTGGTACCTGTGGTTCTGTATCTTGTCTTGAGCTTTCTTGCTTAAAGAGCTATAGGCGGTGTTTCCTGTGGAGCCGTGAGAGAATAGAGAATCAAATTGGTATAATGTGGTATAATATGTAGCCTTATAAAAGACATTCTGAGAATGCACAGTACCAAATCTGTAGAGGTGCCTgaatcattttttaaatttatttatttaaactggTGGTGGGCTGAGAAGATTCAGGTGTATGGAGGAGAATTGCAGGGTTTCAGCAGGTTGTCTTTGGGACTGGAGGAAATGAGATCCACATGTCAGTATTGGAAAGCTGATTATTCTGTAGAGGGATCAATGTCAtctgcatgtttaaaaaaaaccaccaaacacgCAAACAATCCCCCCCTGTTTATTTCCATGTTGCTCTGTTCTGGTTAGTGGTGCTCCTCTATTCCTCTGTGCCTTTGTCAAAGAGTAGCTTACATATTACTACTAAAGGCTCAAATGAATTAAATAGTAATTCAGATACAGTGTAAGGACTTTGTGCATCTGATATCACTACGATTTATATTATGGAGGACATAAACTTCACATACGTATAAAACACTGGGTATTGAGAAGTACATTCTGTTGCTGTGTGAAAGATATCCCATGATAGGGGTTGCTTATGTAGTCAATGTGTGTGTGGACGActtttattttgcacattttgTCATTAGTTTATTTGCTAAACGCTTTATGTCTGTCTTCAGGGTTCTCCATACCCAAGTAAGTCCAAGTATGATAGATAATAATTGAGTTTTAAAACTCAATGTAAGATTATAGTTACGAATATTTGAAGTACATGAACGATGATCTCGTAGAAAAATGTTAGTAAATtgtttcaatctttttttttttttactttgtattCAAGTAACATTTACCTGCTTATAAACAGTAAACTGGAGGGTAATCCAGGGATGGGTAACAGAATGCATGGTGTTTCTCCCAACAGCAggctgaaaaccagaaatgagATTGTGTGAAGTGAGTGGTATGAAGCAGTGTTGAGTGTGTGTAATTATGTAATAGTGTGCGTAATTGTTGTGTCTTGGAACAGTGTGAAACAGCTGATGTAGTCTCTCAACATGCACCCTAAgattaaactgttttttaaaaaaatcactataCAATTTCTAAACAA
Proteins encoded in this region:
- the SEC61B gene encoding protein transport protein Sec61 subunit beta produces the protein MPGPNPSATSVGSSGRSPSKAVAPRAAGSTVRQRKNASCGTRSAGRATSTGTGGMWRFYTEDSPGLKVGPVPVLVMSLLFIASVFMLHIWGKYTRS